Genomic segment of Candidatus Flexicrinis affinis:
ATGCCGCTCGGACGCTGATCGACCACCAGCAGCGTCACTTTGTATTTGCGCAGTTCGCGCGCGATGATTCCGAAAATCGTCTGGTCAGAAATGCCGGGGTCGAGGAACTTGTGCGCCTCCTCGATGGTGATCACCAGATGCGGCGGCTCAAGTGACGGATCGCCCAGCGCGCGCTCGACCTTTTCCACGTAGTGCTCGTGGATGCGCCGTGTGATGTAGTTGGCGACGAGGATATAGGCATCGACCGAATTTCCGTAGCGCCCGAACTCGAGGATCACCGACTTGCGCTGTTCGGCCAGCAGGTTAATGATCTCCTTGACGCTGTCCGGCACCGGCTGATCGGTCAGGAAGTCCCAACGCTCGAAACGCTCGACACGTCGTTTGAGGCCCAACAGCGTGCCTTCCGCCACCGGCGACTGCTCGGTGACCTCGGCCAAGTCGTCGCGGTCGGCGTCGATCAGCCGCTTGATCCATCCCCTGCCCCACAGCTTGCTCAGCGTGTTAGTGGCGTCAAGCATGGCGTCGGTCAGATTCATCGACCCTTTCAGCAGCACGAAGTCCTCAGGCTCGATGTCGTCGTATGGGATACGCACAACCTGATTGTTGCCCGCGCCGCGACGCCGCGACGACTCTTCGTCCAGCGTCACGATCACGACGTGGCTGGGGAACAACTGGCGCAGGCCCTTGGCGGCGGCGCCGTGCTCGGCCGTTCCGGCCCAGCCGTACTCGGTGTGCATATCGAACACGAGGTTGACCGCATTGACAGACTTGCGCCGGGCCATCATGCCGGCGAGGATCACGCGCGTCAGGTAGGTTTTGCCAGTACCGCTCTTGCCGAACACGCCGATCGAGCGTTCGACCAGACGCTTCAGTTCGATGTTGATCTGCGTATGTTCCAATTCGAGCGGCGCGCCGATATTAAAGTGCTTGTCGTCGTCTGCGCCGAACACATGGTTGACGTCGGTATCGGTGGCGTTGTGCACGCGCATGAAGTGGCCCGGAATTGTCTTGACCGGGCGCGCCTCGTTGTTCTCGTCGATCATTAACATCGGAGCGACGTTGACCGTGCCGTATGCCGCCGTCCCGATGTAGACCTGCCGGAGGAACGGGTCGGCCATGTCGGGCGGATCGTTCTGAATGGCCGGGTTGGCGTTTTGCAGCGCCACGTCCGTGATGATGCAGAAGAAGCGCGCACGTTCGCCGTGCACGACCACGTAGCGACCAACCGCCAAATCCTCGATCGACCGGTCGCCATCGACGCGCACGACCAGCCCGCGGCTCAGCGATCCGCCGACGACGACGCCCAACCGTTGTTCGTCCGCGGCGTCCGGAAAGCGCGCCACATCGCGCTTGAGGAAATCCTCGAAGCTGTCGGTCATGGAGTACGCGTACCCTTTCTGCGGCTAGTTGCTGAGCAATGCCAGCACGTTGCCAAGCCGGCGCAGGTCGGTCGTCAGCAGCTTCGCCAAGTGCCGCCCGGCAGCGATCCGGAAGGCATCGCGCTCTTCCGGCGTGCGACAATCGAGCGCGAACCGGAGCGCCGTTGCAAGTAGATCCTCGCTCGGCACGTCGGCGGCTTGCAGCACAAGGCGGAAGAAATCAAAGCGTTCGGTGAACGCGCAGATCTCGTCCGGGCTGCACAGCACGACTTCGCTGAGGCTCATCGGCGGCCGCGGCGGTAGGCTGTGAATATACTGCTGGCCGTTATGATACCCGATGTTCAGGACGGATACCTCGACTGGTATCATGCGATTCTCGCGCTGGTCGCGCAGCACGTTCGGGTTGACCCATTCCGCCATAACCAGCTCGCTGATCATCATATCGTCTTTGATCTCGACGGCGCTGATTAGCCCGATCACCCACTGATTTGCATCGTTAGCGACCGGCACACGCACGAACGCACCAAAGTCGTGCCGATCACCGATCCGCGTGCTGTGCGTGCCGGCGTTGAAGCCGCGGGTGCTGGCCCGCAAAACACGTCCGATGACGTCGTTCATACCTGCCTCTTCCGACAGACAAACGTTACACAAACGTTTACTCGAAAATGTGTTCTATGTCAACGTCCCCGCGAGTTCTCCGCTCAAGGCAGGCTCAGGACGGTGAACGTCACCGGTGGGCGCCTGACCCGCTGGATAACCGACGGCGCGCATTCGCAAAGAGGCCATTCTTGGTGACAAAGATTGAAGATACTTCGCTTTAGACATTCATGCGTAGCCTACAAGACCCGGTTCTTATTGCTACCTCTACTTGAACGTGATTTAGAATATCAGTGTCTTTGCTATAGAAGGTGTGGTGACGGATGAGTAATCGACAGCTTTTGGGGTTGGCGGGATGTGGAAGCCTAGCCTTAGGCGTGTTCCTGCCAATAATACGGATTGGTTTTGGCGGCTCCATCAATTACTACCTGAACGGACAAGGCGACGGTGCGATAGTACTGGTCGTCGCGGATTTCACTCTTGGCGGCGGGGGTTGGTGCGTCGCCGGCTTGACGGTGGGGGGGGGGGGGGGGGGGGGGCAGGCGGATTTTGGCTGGGTAGTGCTCTTTCTCGGCTGTGGACTGCTTCTTGTTGCCGCATTCCGCCAGCCCGCGTCTCGGCCGCCTGAAGCCATCTAGCCGTCTCCCTTATAGCCGCTCAAGGCGGGATCAGGACGGTGAACGTCACGGGTGCGCTTTCCACCTGCCGACCTGCCCCGTCAATGGCCACAGCACTCAGATCGTAGTCTCCGGGAGCGAGCGTCCAGAACACGCGCCACGGCGCCGAGTCCGCCGAGCCGACGACCTCGCCATTGAGCACAAAGTCGACCTGACGCGTTCCGACCGGCACCGATGCCTCCAGCGACAGGCGCTGAGTCGCTACAGGAATGCTTCGGCTGAGTTGATAGACCGCGCCGTCATGGGGCGCAAACACGACCGGAACCGAAGAGTCCGGCATCGTCGTCACGCTGCGCACCCGCTCCAACATTTCCGGTGTCAGGGCCGCGACACCGGCCTCGCGTGCCCACGCGGTCGCCCGCTCAGGCAGCACCATGTAGTGTGCCCGAACGCGGTTAGCCTCCGCAGTCGAACCCGTCGCAATCTCGCCGGTGCGCGGGTCGGTCGGCAAGGTCACCCACAACGTATCGGGATCGCTCGGCTCGGTGCCGTCGATGAACCACTCGAGGCGCGTGCCCGGACAGTTGTCGGTGGGCAGCATCCCAGACACGACACATACGGCCACGCGGCTCATCCCCGGTGGCGGCGGGTCGAATTGTTCCTCCGGCGTGCCAAGCAGCACCGACCGGATGAAGCTGTGCCAGATCGGGCCGGCGCCGGTCAGACCGGTCGCCTCGCGCATCGGCCGGTTATCCGGGTTGCCGACCCACACGCCGACCACCAGCGACGGCGTGTAGCCGACCACCCAGTTGTCGCGAAAGTCGGTCGTCGTGCCGGTCTTGGCGGCGGCAGGGCGTCCAATGTTCAACGGGCTGTTTGGCCCAAAGCCCGGCTCGCGCGCAGTTGGATCGGCAAGAATGTCCGTGATCAGCCACGCGACACGCGAATCCAGCACGGGTTCGGGGGCTTCGGGCGGCGTCCACTCGTATAACGTCGGACCGCCGCGCTGAACCACCGACGTGATCAACACCGGCTCGACCGCGTACCCCCCGTTGGCGAAGACGCCGTAAGCGGCGGTCAGATCGAGCAGACGCACCTCTCCGCCACCTAGCGTCACGGCCAGATCGAGGTCTGGATTCTCGGCCAGCGCGGTCAGTCCCGCGCGCGCCGCCAGCTCGATCATGCCGGACGTGCCGATGTCGTCCAGCACCGCAACGGCGGGAATGTTGTACGACGACGCCAGCGCCTCGCGGATCGACACCGGCCCGTGCTCGACAAATCCGAAATTCGCCGGTACGTACAATTCGTTCTTTCGGGTGTAGAACGCCGTCTCGACATCCAGCACCATCGACGCCGCCGTCCACGGATCACTGCGGCCCGGATCGAACGCAGCGGCGTAGGTGAACGGTTTGAGCGCGCTGCCGGGCTGTCGGAGGGCAGTCGCGGCGTTGACTGCACCGTCTCGCGTGTCGTCGAAGTAGTCCGGACTGCCCAGCATCACGCGCACTTCGCCGGTCCGCGGATCGAGCGCCACCAGCGCGGCACCGTCGACATTGGCCGGCGGGCGGGCCGGATTGTCCGCCCTGTTCAGTTGGGCGAGTCGTTCGCGCGCAATACGCTCGGCTTCGCGCTGCCAATCGAGGTCTATCGTCGTCGTCACGTCCAGCCCGTCCCGATAAAGCTGCTCGGGAAACCGCTGCGCCAGTTCGGCCCACACCCGCATGACGGCATGCGGCGCTTCGATCGGGAACGGCACGGCGGCGTACTGGAGGGCGTCCTGTCCGGCGCGTTCGGCCTGATCGGTGTCGATTGCGCCGTGTTCTACCATCAGCCGTAGAACGACCAACTGGCGTTCTTTCGCGGCTTCGGGGTACTGCAGCGGGTCATAGATGGCCGGCCCTTGCAGCAGTCCTGCCACCAGCGCACACTCCGCCAATGACAGCTCGCCGGCGGGCTTGGCGAAGTAGGCGCGAGCCGCCGCTTCCAAGCCGTACGCAAGGCTGCCAAAATAGGCCTGATTGGCGTACAGCGCGAGCACGTCTTCCTTGCTGTAAGCCGTCTCCAATTGAACCGCCAGCAGCATCTCCTGCAGCTTGCGCTTGAGCGTGCGCTCCGGCAGCCTGCCGGGGTTGAGCATCGTCAGGCGCGCGACCTGCTGTGTGATCGTGCTGCCGCCGGCGACGACATCGCCGCCGCGCAGGTTGATCCACAGCGCGCGGAGGATTCCGGCTGGATCGACGCCGGGATGCGACCAGAAGTTGGCGTCCTCGGTAGCGACGATGGCGTTGACGCAGTGGTCCGGGATGTCGTCGTAGGCAATCGGCGTATTGCGGCCCTGCTCGGGAGGCAGAATCTCGTACAGCAACTGCCCGTTGCGGTCGAAGATACGCGTGGACGGCAGCGCCAGCCCGGTCTGCAGACGTTCGATCGGCGGAAGATCGTGGGTCAGCCACGCCCACACGCCCACCACAGCAATGATCAGCGCCACGCTCGCGGCGGCAGCAATACGCCGCCAGCGGATTCGGCGGCGGCTAGGTCGGGTCATGGGTCAGCGAATGTCCCGGCGGAACTGGCGCATGCTGAGGAAGCGCAGCACGAAGCCGATCACCGCGGCCATGATCACCGCGGCGATCACGCCGGCAGCAGCGGCCACGAAGAACGAGACGCCTTCACGTCCATTGAACACCAGAAAGCCGACGACCAACGCCGCAATGATGAGCGGAAGGCGCAGCAGCACGACGATCTGCTTGATGATTCCCTCAACACCGCCGACCACCGCACTTCCGACCGTCCCGACGATTCCCGGCTCTTCCGGGGTGACCTGCCGGCGTAAGTCCTGTGCCATCGCGCGAATCTCGTCGTCGCTCAGGCGAATGTCATCCTGTGGTTGATGCTGATTCCGTGCCATCGGGTGCCTCTGAGTTCGGATTCAAGCTGCTTGGCTCAATGCCCATGGCCCGCAGCTTGGCGAGCGATCGTTCCTGCGCGAGGGCGCGCATGTCGCGGCTGATGTCGGTCTCGTCCATGATCTCCGCACCCAACAGGGTTTCCAGCGCGTCTTCCAACGTGATCAAGCCGGCTGTGCCGCCGTACTCGTCAAACACCAGAAACATGTGGTCACCATCGGTGATGAACTTCTCCAACACGCGATCGACGCGCAGCGTTTCCGGCACGCTGTTGATCGGCCGGCGCAGCGCGTGCAGCTTCACATTGTCGGCATCTTCGGCAACCCGCCCTAAGATATCGGAGCGCAGCACGTATCCTTCGATGTCGTCGTAGTCGCGCACGTAGATCGGGATGCGGCTGTACGGCAGCACCTTGTGGCGCGCGCTGACCTCGGCGACGGTCATCTTCCCCGGCAGCGCGAACATTACGGTTCGCGGCGTCATGATGTCATAGACCTGCAGTTCGCTCAGCTTCAGCAGGTTCTTGAGCACGCGATTTTCGCTTTCTGCGAGACCGCCGCCAGTGCGG
This window contains:
- a CDS encoding transglycosylase domain-containing protein, which produces MTRPSRRRIRWRRIAAAASVALIIAVVGVWAWLTHDLPPIERLQTGLALPSTRIFDRNGQLLYEILPPEQGRNTPIAYDDIPDHCVNAIVATEDANFWSHPGVDPAGILRALWINLRGGDVVAGGSTITQQVARLTMLNPGRLPERTLKRKLQEMLLAVQLETAYSKEDVLALYANQAYFGSLAYGLEAAARAYFAKPAGELSLAECALVAGLLQGPAIYDPLQYPEAAKERQLVVLRLMVEHGAIDTDQAERAGQDALQYAAVPFPIEAPHAVMRVWAELAQRFPEQLYRDGLDVTTTIDLDWQREAERIARERLAQLNRADNPARPPANVDGAALVALDPRTGEVRVMLGSPDYFDDTRDGAVNAATALRQPGSALKPFTYAAAFDPGRSDPWTAASMVLDVETAFYTRKNELYVPANFGFVEHGPVSIREALASSYNIPAVAVLDDIGTSGMIELAARAGLTALAENPDLDLAVTLGGGEVRLLDLTAAYGVFANGGYAVEPVLITSVVQRGGPTLYEWTPPEAPEPVLDSRVAWLITDILADPTAREPGFGPNSPLNIGRPAAAKTGTTTDFRDNWVVGYTPSLVVGVWVGNPDNRPMREATGLTGAGPIWHSFIRSVLLGTPEEQFDPPPPGMSRVAVCVVSGMLPTDNCPGTRLEWFIDGTEPSDPDTLWVTLPTDPRTGEIATGSTAEANRVRAHYMVLPERATAWAREAGVAALTPEMLERVRSVTTMPDSSVPVVFAPHDGAVYQLSRSIPVATQRLSLEASVPVGTRQVDFVLNGEVVGSADSAPWRVFWTLAPGDYDLSAVAIDGAGRQVESAPVTFTVLIPP
- a CDS encoding DUF21 domain-containing protein, with protein sequence MNPLIELGAVVAAAPVGPTDGAPAGTVGGMLFFITLALSISFLCSMLEAILLSSSASAIEVAASEGKRYGLLMRKHKQNLELTISAILTANTVAHTVGAAGAGAEAVGVFGNEYFGLISAVLTLLILVASEILPKTIGANYSKQLMPFAAYTLRAMVFVMYPILVVMQWIARLVGGESAQPTITRAELAVLADVSRTGGGLAESENRVLKNLLKLSELQVYDIMTPRTVMFALPGKMTVAEVSARHKVLPYSRIPIYVRDYDDIEGYVLRSDILGRVAEDADNVKLHALRRPINSVPETLRVDRVLEKFITDGDHMFLVFDEYGGTAGLITLEDALETLLGAEIMDETDISRDMRALAQERSLAKLRAMGIEPSSLNPNSEAPDGTESASTTG
- a CDS encoding ATP-binding protein, giving the protein MTDSFEDFLKRDVARFPDAADEQRLGVVVGGSLSRGLVVRVDGDRSIEDLAVGRYVVVHGERARFFCIITDVALQNANPAIQNDPPDMADPFLRQVYIGTAAYGTVNVAPMLMIDENNEARPVKTIPGHFMRVHNATDTDVNHVFGADDDKHFNIGAPLELEHTQINIELKRLVERSIGVFGKSGTGKTYLTRVILAGMMARRKSVNAVNLVFDMHTEYGWAGTAEHGAAAKGLRQLFPSHVVIVTLDEESSRRRGAGNNQVVRIPYDDIEPEDFVLLKGSMNLTDAMLDATNTLSKLWGRGWIKRLIDADRDDLAEVTEQSPVAEGTLLGLKRRVERFERWDFLTDQPVPDSVKEIINLLAEQRKSVILEFGRYGNSVDAYILVANYITRRIHEHYVEKVERALGDPSLEPPHLVITIEEAHKFLDPGISDQTIFGIIARELRKYKVTLLVVDQRPSGIDEEVMSQIGTRVTALLDNERDISAVLNGVSGAANIREVLARLDTKQQAIIMGHAVPMPVVIKARTYDQDFYAAVSEDMDDKSLNESRMRLGRGSQRRL